A region of Salmo salar chromosome ssa17, Ssal_v3.1, whole genome shotgun sequence DNA encodes the following proteins:
- the LOC106575376 gene encoding UDP-glucose:glycoprotein glucosyltransferase 1 isoform X1 yields the protein MADAGSYQAGFGPRMWQHCALLLSLSLLPVLSGGADSKGVTTSLTTKWASTPLLLEASEFLAEESQEKFWDFVEANQNIKGEHDDTDRAYYDLIVKRASTLLSTVQLNMLKFALSLRAYSATVHSFQQIASNEPPPSGCSAFFNVHGEKSCDTEKLAALMETAAERPKPYLFKSDHRFPGSNPDIPVVILYAEIGSSEFTMFHQLMLSKANKGLATYVLRHYLASPSSRRVYLSGYGVELAIKNQEYKAKDDTQVQGAEVNATLMGENDPVDEVQGFLFGKLKTLYPELKEQLKELRKHLVESTNEMAPLKVWQMQDLSFQTAARILAAPSSDALNVMRDLSQNFPTKARSITQTVVSSEIRKEMEENQKLFKGTLGLQPGDSALFINGLHIDLDTQDIFSVFEVLRSEARVMEGLRSLLIETPFIHDILKLNVQPSDSDYAVDIRNPAINWINNLETDSRYGSWPYSVQELLRPTFPGVVRQIRKNFHNLVVILDPTHESSAELLSVAEMFYSNNIPLRIGLVFVVSDVDEIDGMEDAGVALLRAFNYITEELDAPAAFDTIISMFNRVPSGGKLSVGDVVKVLEKKFPYVEVGSILGPDSTYDDNRKEGRGYYLQTGVGPLPVVMYNGMPYQREQLDPEELETVTMHKILETTSFYQRAVYMGELATDQDVVDFIMTQPNVVPRINPRILSTARTYLDLSNTNNHFIDEYARFLFLDSREKSTTVANSMNYMTKKGMAPKDHHDDGYIRPVTFWVVGDFDQPSGRQLLYDAIRHMKTSNNVRLGLINNPSDSPSEENSRVARAIWAAMQTQTANNAKNYIAKLAKEETAKALETGADVTQFTVGGMDVALFKSAFEGPKFDFLLSHAVYCRDVLKLGKGQRAVISNGRIIGPLEDGGVFNQDDFLLLESIILKTSGERIKSKVQQFGVEEDRASDLVMKIDSLLSSQPKGEARIEHAFADDRYSAVKIRPTEGDVYFDMFAVIDPVTRDAQKLAPLLLVLKKLVNVNLRVFMNCQSKLSDLPLKSFYRYVLEPEVLFQTDGSFSPGPLAKFLDMPQTPLFTLNLNTPESWMVESIHTRYDLDNIYLEEVDSIVAAEYELEHLLLEGHCFDVSTGQPPRGLQFTLGTPSDPVIVDTIVMANLGYFQLKANPGAWILKLRKGRSDEIYKIYSHDGTDSPADADDLIVVLNNFKSRIIKVKVQKRPEKFSEELLSDGTQENDSGFWESLTRGFTGGVKMEESKQEKDDVINIFSVASGHLYERFLRIMMLSVLKNTKTPVKFWFLKNYLSPAFKEFIPYMAEQYGFQYELVQYKWPRWLHQQTEKQRIIWGYKILFLDVLFPLSVDKFLFVDADQIVRTDLKELRDFDLEGAPYGYTPFCESRREMDGFRFWKSGYWASHLAGRKYHISALYVVDLKKFRKIAAGDRLRGQYQGLSQDPNSLSNLDQDLPNNMIHQVPIKSLPQEWLWCETWCDDNSKKKAKTIDLCNNPQTKEPKLQAAVRIVAEWSDYDQEIKRLQNRVQERGAENHTTQQDKPDDTHIEL from the exons ATGGCAGATGCGGGAAGTTACCAAGCCGGTTTCG GCCCCAGGATGTGGCAGCACTGTGCCCTgctcctgtccctgtccctgctaCCAGTGTTATCTGGAGGAGCTGACTCCAAGGGTGTCACCACCAGTCTCACCACCAAGTGGGCCTCTACCCCTCTGCTGCTGGAGGCCAG TGAGTTCCTGGCAGAAGAGAGTCAGGAGAAGTTCTGGGATTTCGTCGAAGCTAATCAGAACATAAAAGGGGAACATGATG ATACAGACCGAGCGTACTACGACCTGATCGTGAAGAGAGCCAGTACTCTGCTCAGCACAGTCCAACTCAACATGCTCAAGTTCGCCCTCTCTCTCAGGGCCTACTCTGCTACTGTACACTCCTTCCAACAA ataGCGTCCAACGAGCCCCCTCCCTCTGGCTGCTCAGCCTTCTTCAATGTCCACGGAGAGAAGTCATGTGACACGGAGAAACTGGCTGCACTGATGGAGACCGCAGCAGAACG GCCCAAGCCCTACCTATTCAAAAGCGATCACAGGTTCCCGGGATCAAATCCCGACATTCCGGTTGTTATCCTGTATGCCGAGATTGGAAGTTCGGAATTCACAATGTTCCATCAGCTGATGCTGTCCAAAGCCAACAAGGGATTGGCCACCTATGTGCTTCGTCACTACCTGGCT TCTCCCAGCAGTCGTAGAGTGTATTTGTCTGGTTATGGAGTGGAGCTGGCCATCAAGAACCAGGAATACAAGGCTAAGGACGATACACAGGTCCAGGGAGCGGAAGTGAATGCTACGCTGATGGGGGAGAATGACCCAGTGGATGAGGTCCAGGGATTCCTCTTTGGAAAACTGAA gacTCTGTACCCTGAGTTGAAGGAGCAGCTGAAGGAGCTAAGGAAACACCTGGTGGAGAGCACCAATGAGATGGCTCCCCTTAAAGTCTGGCAGATGCAAG ATCTGAGTTTCCAGACTGCAGCTCGGATCCTGGCTGCTCCGTCTTCAGATGCCCTGAATGTCATGAGAGACCTCAGTCAGAACTTCCCTACCAAggctag gtCCATCACTCAAACAGTGGTCAGCTCTGAGATACGTAAAGAGATGGAAGAGAACCAGAAG ttattTAAGGGAACTCTGGGATTGCAGCCTGGAGACTCTGCTCTCTTCATCAACGGACTACACATAGACCTGGACACACAGGATAtcttcag tgtgtttgAGGTTCTCCGTAGTGAGGCCAGGGTGATGGAAGGCCTGCGTTCTCTCCTTATCGAGACTCCCTTCATCCACGACATCCTCAAACTCAACGTACAGCCTTCTGACTCGGACTACGCTGTGGACATCCGCAATCCTGCTATCAAC tggaTTAATAATctggagacagacagcaggtacGGCTCATGGCCCTACAGCGTCCAGGAGCTCCTCAGGCCAACCTTCCCCGGAGTCGTACGACAGATCCGGAAAAACTTTCACAACCTC GTGGTGATTCTGGACCCGACCCATGAGAGTTCTGCTGAGCTGTTGAGTGTTGCTGAGATGTTCTACAGCAATAACATCCCActcag GATTGGGCTGGTGTTTGTGGTGTCTGATGTTGATGAGATCGATGGGATGGAGGATGCCGGTGTGGCTCTGCTCCGAGCCTTTAACTACATCACAGAAGAGCTGGACGCTCCCGCCGCCTTCGACACCATCATCTCG atGTTTAACCGTGTGCCTAGCGGTGGTAAGCTAAGTGTAGGTGATGTAGTCAAGGTGTTGGAGAAGAAGTTTCCCTACGTGGAGGTCGGCAGCATTCTTGGACCAGACTCCACATACGACGACAACAGAAAG GAAGGACGTGGTTACTACTTGCAGACGGGTGTAGGTCCGTTGCCAGTGGTGATGTACAACGGAATGCCGTACCAGCGAGAACAGCTAGACCCAGAGGAGCTAGAAACTGTCACCATGCACAAAATACTGGAGACTACCAGCTTCTACCAACGGGCTGTCTACATg GGTGAGCTGGCCACGGATCAAGATGTGGTGGATTTCATCATGACCCAACCCAACGTTGTCCCTCGTATCAACCCCCGAATCCTGTCGACTGCCAGGACGTACCTGGACCTGTCTAATACta ATAACCATTTCATAGACGAGTACGCTCGCTTTCTGTTCCTGGACAGCAGAGAGAAGAGCACTACTGTGGCTAACAGCATGAACTACATGACCAAGAAGG GGATGGCCCCCAAGGACCACCATG atgATGGCTACATCCGTCCAGTCACGTTCTGGGTTGTGGGAGATTTTGACCAACCTTCCGGACGCCAGCTACTATACGATGCCATCAGACACATG AAAACCAGTAACAACGTGCGATTGGGCCTGATCAACAATCCTAGCGACAGCCCATCCGAGGAGAACAGTCGTGTTGCCAGGGCGATATGGGCCGCCATGCAGACCCAGACAGCTAACAACGCTAAAAACTACATCGCCAAGCTGGCTAAAGAAGAGACCGCTAAGGCACTGGAGACTGGGGCCGACGTCACACAGTTCACTGTCGGG ggTATGGACGTTGCCTTGTTTAAGAGTGCGTTTGAAGGTCCTAAGTTTGACTTCCTGCTGTCTCACGCTGTCTACTGCCGAGACGTTCTCAAGCTGGGGAAAGGACAGAGAGCAGTTATCAGCAATGGACGG ATCATTGGTCCGCTAGAGGATGGGGGGGTCTTTAACCAAGATGACTTCCTCCTATTGGAGAGTATCATTTTGAAGACCTCGGGAGAGCGAATCAAAAGCAAGGTCCAGCAGTTTGGGGTGGAGGAGGACAGGGCCAGTGACCTGGTGATGAAGATcgactctctgctctcctctcagcCCAAAGGAGAGGCCAGGATAGAACATGCCTTTGCTGATGACCGATACAG TGCTGTAAAGATCCGGCCCACAGAGGGAGACGTCTACTTTGACATGTTTGCCGTGATAGACCCCGTAACCAGGGACGCCCAGAAACTAGCTCCGCTCCTATTG GTGTTGAAGAAGCTGGTCAATGTGAACCTGCGGGTGTTTATGAACTGCCAGTCCAAACTCTCAGACCTGCCTCTCAAAAG tTTCTACCGGTATGTGTTGGAGCCTGAGGTGTTGTTCCAGACTGACGGTAGTTTCTCCCCTGGTCCCCTGGCTAAGTTCCTGGACATGCCCCAAACTCCCCTCTTCACACTCAACCTCAACACCCCTGAGAGCTGGATGGTGGAGTCTATACACACTAGATATGACCTGGACAATATCTACCTggaagag GTGGACAGTATAGTAGCAGCAGAATACGAGTTGGAACATCTGCTGCTGGAGGGTCACTGTTTTGATGTGAGTACAGGTCAGCCCCCCAGAGGACTCCAGTTCACCCTGGGAACCCCCTCCGACCCTGTCATCGTCGACACCATCGTCATGGCCAACCTG GGTTATTTCCAGTTGAAGGCTAACCCAGGAGCCTGGATCCTGAAGCTGAGGAAAGGACGGTCTGACGAAATCTACAAGATCTACAG TCATGATGGAACAGACTCTCCAGCAGACGCTGATGACCTCATCGTGGTGCTGAACAACTTCAAGAGCCGGAtcatcaaagtcaag GTCCAGAAGAGGCCAGAGAAGTTCAGTGAGGAGCTGTTGAGTGATGGAACCCAGGAGAACGACTCGGGCTTCTGGGAGTCACTCACCAG aggGTTTACAGGAGGTGTGAAGATGGAGGAGAGTaaacaggagaaggatgatgtCATCAACATCTTCTCTGTGGCCTCTGGACACCTCTACGAACGTTTCCTCAG GATCATGATGTTGTCTGTTCTAAAGAACACCAAAACACCAGTCAAGTTTTGGTTCCTCAAAAACTACCTGTCCCCGGCATTTAAG GAGTTTATCCCGTACATGGCAGAGCAGTATGGTTTCCAGTATGAACTAGTCCAGTATAAGTGGCCGCGGTGGTTACACCAGCAGACTGAGAAACAGAGGATTATCTGGGGTTACAAGATCCTCTTCCTGGatgtcctgttccctctgtccgtCGACAAGTTCTTATTCGTGGACGCagatcag aTAGTGCGTACCGACCTGAAGGAGCTCCGTGACTTTGACCTTGAAGGAGCGCCGTATGGCTACACACCGTTCTGTGAGAGCCGGAGAGAGATGGACGGCTTCCGCTTCTGGAAGTCCGGCTACTGGGCCAGTCACCTCGCTGGACGCAAATATCACATcag tgCTCTGTATGTGGTAGATCTGAAGAAGTTCCGTAAGATAGCAGCAGGAGACAGACTGAGAGGACAATACCAAGGCCTGAGTCAAGACCCCAACAGCCTGTCCAACCtcgaccag gatctGCCTAATAATATGATCCACCAGGTGCCTATCAAGTCTCTGCCTCAGGAGTGGCTCTGGTGTGAGACTTGGTGTGACGACAACTCTAAGAAAAAGGCCAAGACTATAGATCTG TGTAACAACCCCCAGACCAAGGAGCCCAAGTTGCAGGCAGCTGTTCGTATCGTAGCAGAGTGGAGCGACTACGACCAGGAGATCAAACGCCTGCAGAACAGAgtccaggagagaggagcagagaaccATACCACACAGCAGGACAAGCCag atgaTACACATATAGAGTTGTGA
- the LOC106575376 gene encoding UDP-glucose:glycoprotein glucosyltransferase 1 isoform X2, with protein MADAGSYQAGFGPRMWQHCALLLSLSLLPVLSGGADSKGVTTSLTTKWASTPLLLEASEFLAEESQEKFWDFVEANQNIKGEHDDTDRAYYDLIVKRASTLLSTVQLNMLKFALSLRAYSATVHSFQQIASNEPPPSGCSAFFNVHGEKSCDTEKLAALMETAAERPKPYLFKSDHRFPGSNPDIPVVILYAEIGSSEFTMFHQLMLSKANKGLATYVLRHYLASPSSRRVYLSGYGVELAIKNQEYKAKDDTQVQGAEVNATLMGENDPVDEVQGFLFGKLKTLYPELKEQLKELRKHLVESTNEMAPLKVWQMQDLSFQTAARILAAPSSDALNVMRDLSQNFPTKARSITQTVVSSEIRKEMEENQKLFKGTLGLQPGDSALFINGLHIDLDTQDIFSVFEVLRSEARVMEGLRSLLIETPFIHDILKLNVQPSDSDYAVDIRNPAINWINNLETDSRYGSWPYSVQELLRPTFPGVVRQIRKNFHNLVVILDPTHESSAELLSVAEMFYSNNIPLRIGLVFVVSDVDEIDGMEDAGVALLRAFNYITEELDAPAAFDTIISMFNRVPSGGKLSVGDVVKVLEKKFPYVEVGSILGPDSTYDDNRKEGRGYYLQTGVGPLPVVMYNGMPYQREQLDPEELETVTMHKILETTSFYQRAVYMGELATDQDVVDFIMTQPNVVPRINPRILSTARTYLDLSNTNNHFIDEYARFLFLDSREKSTTVANSMNYMTKKDDGYIRPVTFWVVGDFDQPSGRQLLYDAIRHMKTSNNVRLGLINNPSDSPSEENSRVARAIWAAMQTQTANNAKNYIAKLAKEETAKALETGADVTQFTVGGMDVALFKSAFEGPKFDFLLSHAVYCRDVLKLGKGQRAVISNGRIIGPLEDGGVFNQDDFLLLESIILKTSGERIKSKVQQFGVEEDRASDLVMKIDSLLSSQPKGEARIEHAFADDRYSAVKIRPTEGDVYFDMFAVIDPVTRDAQKLAPLLLVLKKLVNVNLRVFMNCQSKLSDLPLKSFYRYVLEPEVLFQTDGSFSPGPLAKFLDMPQTPLFTLNLNTPESWMVESIHTRYDLDNIYLEEVDSIVAAEYELEHLLLEGHCFDVSTGQPPRGLQFTLGTPSDPVIVDTIVMANLGYFQLKANPGAWILKLRKGRSDEIYKIYSHDGTDSPADADDLIVVLNNFKSRIIKVKVQKRPEKFSEELLSDGTQENDSGFWESLTRGFTGGVKMEESKQEKDDVINIFSVASGHLYERFLRIMMLSVLKNTKTPVKFWFLKNYLSPAFKEFIPYMAEQYGFQYELVQYKWPRWLHQQTEKQRIIWGYKILFLDVLFPLSVDKFLFVDADQIVRTDLKELRDFDLEGAPYGYTPFCESRREMDGFRFWKSGYWASHLAGRKYHISALYVVDLKKFRKIAAGDRLRGQYQGLSQDPNSLSNLDQDLPNNMIHQVPIKSLPQEWLWCETWCDDNSKKKAKTIDLCNNPQTKEPKLQAAVRIVAEWSDYDQEIKRLQNRVQERGAENHTTQQDKPDDTHIEL; from the exons ATGGCAGATGCGGGAAGTTACCAAGCCGGTTTCG GCCCCAGGATGTGGCAGCACTGTGCCCTgctcctgtccctgtccctgctaCCAGTGTTATCTGGAGGAGCTGACTCCAAGGGTGTCACCACCAGTCTCACCACCAAGTGGGCCTCTACCCCTCTGCTGCTGGAGGCCAG TGAGTTCCTGGCAGAAGAGAGTCAGGAGAAGTTCTGGGATTTCGTCGAAGCTAATCAGAACATAAAAGGGGAACATGATG ATACAGACCGAGCGTACTACGACCTGATCGTGAAGAGAGCCAGTACTCTGCTCAGCACAGTCCAACTCAACATGCTCAAGTTCGCCCTCTCTCTCAGGGCCTACTCTGCTACTGTACACTCCTTCCAACAA ataGCGTCCAACGAGCCCCCTCCCTCTGGCTGCTCAGCCTTCTTCAATGTCCACGGAGAGAAGTCATGTGACACGGAGAAACTGGCTGCACTGATGGAGACCGCAGCAGAACG GCCCAAGCCCTACCTATTCAAAAGCGATCACAGGTTCCCGGGATCAAATCCCGACATTCCGGTTGTTATCCTGTATGCCGAGATTGGAAGTTCGGAATTCACAATGTTCCATCAGCTGATGCTGTCCAAAGCCAACAAGGGATTGGCCACCTATGTGCTTCGTCACTACCTGGCT TCTCCCAGCAGTCGTAGAGTGTATTTGTCTGGTTATGGAGTGGAGCTGGCCATCAAGAACCAGGAATACAAGGCTAAGGACGATACACAGGTCCAGGGAGCGGAAGTGAATGCTACGCTGATGGGGGAGAATGACCCAGTGGATGAGGTCCAGGGATTCCTCTTTGGAAAACTGAA gacTCTGTACCCTGAGTTGAAGGAGCAGCTGAAGGAGCTAAGGAAACACCTGGTGGAGAGCACCAATGAGATGGCTCCCCTTAAAGTCTGGCAGATGCAAG ATCTGAGTTTCCAGACTGCAGCTCGGATCCTGGCTGCTCCGTCTTCAGATGCCCTGAATGTCATGAGAGACCTCAGTCAGAACTTCCCTACCAAggctag gtCCATCACTCAAACAGTGGTCAGCTCTGAGATACGTAAAGAGATGGAAGAGAACCAGAAG ttattTAAGGGAACTCTGGGATTGCAGCCTGGAGACTCTGCTCTCTTCATCAACGGACTACACATAGACCTGGACACACAGGATAtcttcag tgtgtttgAGGTTCTCCGTAGTGAGGCCAGGGTGATGGAAGGCCTGCGTTCTCTCCTTATCGAGACTCCCTTCATCCACGACATCCTCAAACTCAACGTACAGCCTTCTGACTCGGACTACGCTGTGGACATCCGCAATCCTGCTATCAAC tggaTTAATAATctggagacagacagcaggtacGGCTCATGGCCCTACAGCGTCCAGGAGCTCCTCAGGCCAACCTTCCCCGGAGTCGTACGACAGATCCGGAAAAACTTTCACAACCTC GTGGTGATTCTGGACCCGACCCATGAGAGTTCTGCTGAGCTGTTGAGTGTTGCTGAGATGTTCTACAGCAATAACATCCCActcag GATTGGGCTGGTGTTTGTGGTGTCTGATGTTGATGAGATCGATGGGATGGAGGATGCCGGTGTGGCTCTGCTCCGAGCCTTTAACTACATCACAGAAGAGCTGGACGCTCCCGCCGCCTTCGACACCATCATCTCG atGTTTAACCGTGTGCCTAGCGGTGGTAAGCTAAGTGTAGGTGATGTAGTCAAGGTGTTGGAGAAGAAGTTTCCCTACGTGGAGGTCGGCAGCATTCTTGGACCAGACTCCACATACGACGACAACAGAAAG GAAGGACGTGGTTACTACTTGCAGACGGGTGTAGGTCCGTTGCCAGTGGTGATGTACAACGGAATGCCGTACCAGCGAGAACAGCTAGACCCAGAGGAGCTAGAAACTGTCACCATGCACAAAATACTGGAGACTACCAGCTTCTACCAACGGGCTGTCTACATg GGTGAGCTGGCCACGGATCAAGATGTGGTGGATTTCATCATGACCCAACCCAACGTTGTCCCTCGTATCAACCCCCGAATCCTGTCGACTGCCAGGACGTACCTGGACCTGTCTAATACta ATAACCATTTCATAGACGAGTACGCTCGCTTTCTGTTCCTGGACAGCAGAGAGAAGAGCACTACTGTGGCTAACAGCATGAACTACATGACCAAGAAGG atgATGGCTACATCCGTCCAGTCACGTTCTGGGTTGTGGGAGATTTTGACCAACCTTCCGGACGCCAGCTACTATACGATGCCATCAGACACATG AAAACCAGTAACAACGTGCGATTGGGCCTGATCAACAATCCTAGCGACAGCCCATCCGAGGAGAACAGTCGTGTTGCCAGGGCGATATGGGCCGCCATGCAGACCCAGACAGCTAACAACGCTAAAAACTACATCGCCAAGCTGGCTAAAGAAGAGACCGCTAAGGCACTGGAGACTGGGGCCGACGTCACACAGTTCACTGTCGGG ggTATGGACGTTGCCTTGTTTAAGAGTGCGTTTGAAGGTCCTAAGTTTGACTTCCTGCTGTCTCACGCTGTCTACTGCCGAGACGTTCTCAAGCTGGGGAAAGGACAGAGAGCAGTTATCAGCAATGGACGG ATCATTGGTCCGCTAGAGGATGGGGGGGTCTTTAACCAAGATGACTTCCTCCTATTGGAGAGTATCATTTTGAAGACCTCGGGAGAGCGAATCAAAAGCAAGGTCCAGCAGTTTGGGGTGGAGGAGGACAGGGCCAGTGACCTGGTGATGAAGATcgactctctgctctcctctcagcCCAAAGGAGAGGCCAGGATAGAACATGCCTTTGCTGATGACCGATACAG TGCTGTAAAGATCCGGCCCACAGAGGGAGACGTCTACTTTGACATGTTTGCCGTGATAGACCCCGTAACCAGGGACGCCCAGAAACTAGCTCCGCTCCTATTG GTGTTGAAGAAGCTGGTCAATGTGAACCTGCGGGTGTTTATGAACTGCCAGTCCAAACTCTCAGACCTGCCTCTCAAAAG tTTCTACCGGTATGTGTTGGAGCCTGAGGTGTTGTTCCAGACTGACGGTAGTTTCTCCCCTGGTCCCCTGGCTAAGTTCCTGGACATGCCCCAAACTCCCCTCTTCACACTCAACCTCAACACCCCTGAGAGCTGGATGGTGGAGTCTATACACACTAGATATGACCTGGACAATATCTACCTggaagag GTGGACAGTATAGTAGCAGCAGAATACGAGTTGGAACATCTGCTGCTGGAGGGTCACTGTTTTGATGTGAGTACAGGTCAGCCCCCCAGAGGACTCCAGTTCACCCTGGGAACCCCCTCCGACCCTGTCATCGTCGACACCATCGTCATGGCCAACCTG GGTTATTTCCAGTTGAAGGCTAACCCAGGAGCCTGGATCCTGAAGCTGAGGAAAGGACGGTCTGACGAAATCTACAAGATCTACAG TCATGATGGAACAGACTCTCCAGCAGACGCTGATGACCTCATCGTGGTGCTGAACAACTTCAAGAGCCGGAtcatcaaagtcaag GTCCAGAAGAGGCCAGAGAAGTTCAGTGAGGAGCTGTTGAGTGATGGAACCCAGGAGAACGACTCGGGCTTCTGGGAGTCACTCACCAG aggGTTTACAGGAGGTGTGAAGATGGAGGAGAGTaaacaggagaaggatgatgtCATCAACATCTTCTCTGTGGCCTCTGGACACCTCTACGAACGTTTCCTCAG GATCATGATGTTGTCTGTTCTAAAGAACACCAAAACACCAGTCAAGTTTTGGTTCCTCAAAAACTACCTGTCCCCGGCATTTAAG GAGTTTATCCCGTACATGGCAGAGCAGTATGGTTTCCAGTATGAACTAGTCCAGTATAAGTGGCCGCGGTGGTTACACCAGCAGACTGAGAAACAGAGGATTATCTGGGGTTACAAGATCCTCTTCCTGGatgtcctgttccctctgtccgtCGACAAGTTCTTATTCGTGGACGCagatcag aTAGTGCGTACCGACCTGAAGGAGCTCCGTGACTTTGACCTTGAAGGAGCGCCGTATGGCTACACACCGTTCTGTGAGAGCCGGAGAGAGATGGACGGCTTCCGCTTCTGGAAGTCCGGCTACTGGGCCAGTCACCTCGCTGGACGCAAATATCACATcag tgCTCTGTATGTGGTAGATCTGAAGAAGTTCCGTAAGATAGCAGCAGGAGACAGACTGAGAGGACAATACCAAGGCCTGAGTCAAGACCCCAACAGCCTGTCCAACCtcgaccag gatctGCCTAATAATATGATCCACCAGGTGCCTATCAAGTCTCTGCCTCAGGAGTGGCTCTGGTGTGAGACTTGGTGTGACGACAACTCTAAGAAAAAGGCCAAGACTATAGATCTG TGTAACAACCCCCAGACCAAGGAGCCCAAGTTGCAGGCAGCTGTTCGTATCGTAGCAGAGTGGAGCGACTACGACCAGGAGATCAAACGCCTGCAGAACAGAgtccaggagagaggagcagagaaccATACCACACAGCAGGACAAGCCag atgaTACACATATAGAGTTGTGA